The Clostridium sporogenes genome contains a region encoding:
- a CDS encoding lantibiotic protection ABC transporter ATP-binding protein: MEKYILQTKDLCKVFKGQNAVNNISITVKENSVYGLLGPNGAGKSTMLKMLTGMLRPTSGEIIFDNHHWTRKDLVSIGALIEAPPLYENLTARENLKVRTTLLGLKDSRIDEVLKIVDLTNTGKKTAGKFSMGMKQRLGIAIALLNNPKLLILDEPTNGLDPIGIQELRELIRSFPQKGITVILSSHILAEVQLIADHIGIISNGILGYEAKINPSENLETLFTEVVKKNKKKGA; encoded by the coding sequence ATGGAAAAATATATTTTACAAACAAAAGATCTTTGTAAAGTTTTTAAAGGTCAGAATGCAGTAAACAACATTTCAATTACAGTGAAAGAGAATTCTGTGTACGGATTATTAGGGCCTAATGGGGCAGGAAAATCTACTATGTTAAAAATGTTAACAGGAATGTTACGTCCCACATCCGGGGAAATTATATTTGATAATCATCATTGGACTAGGAAGGATTTAGTGAGTATCGGTGCTCTTATTGAAGCTCCACCCCTTTATGAAAATTTAACTGCGAGGGAAAATTTAAAAGTACGCACTACTCTTCTAGGATTAAAAGATTCACGAATTGATGAGGTATTAAAAATTGTTGATTTGACCAATACAGGGAAAAAAACTGCTGGTAAGTTTTCAATGGGTATGAAACAACGCTTAGGAATTGCAATTGCTCTACTTAACAATCCTAAACTATTGATATTAGATGAGCCTACTAATGGTCTTGATCCTATTGGTATTCAAGAGTTACGTGAATTAATTAGATCATTTCCCCAAAAAGGAATAACAGTTATTTTATCTAGTCATATTTTAGCAGAGGTTCAGCTTATTGCAGACCACATTGGAATTATAAGTAATGGTATTTTAGGATATGAAGCTAAAATTAATCCTTCAGAGAATTTAGAAACACTTTTCACAGAAGTGGTAAAAAAGAATAAGAAAAAGGGGGCATAA
- a CDS encoding lantibiotic immunity ABC transporter MutE/EpiE family permease subunit, which yields MLNYIKAENLKCRRTFGKKNTYIAPITVLLLAFLSPLFYQACAFNWWYLLILPGFVALSCYFVHQKEEKKLNYRAIFSLPIDLKKVWIAKNLMISINLFISCMFLSIGIILVGIFITGTKNISFIKAFVASVIIALTSLWQIPLCLFLSKKLGAFGVILINVGVGLIFSVSMVSKSLWWVCPYTWTTRLMCPILGILPNGLFAKPGDPLLNPNVIPVGIVMSILLFLLLMLITTNWFKDQEVA from the coding sequence ATGTTAAATTATATAAAAGCTGAAAATCTTAAATGCAGAAGAACCTTTGGGAAAAAGAACACTTATATAGCCCCAATTACTGTTTTGTTACTTGCATTTTTATCCCCATTATTTTATCAAGCTTGTGCATTCAATTGGTGGTATCTATTAATTTTGCCAGGATTTGTTGCTTTGAGTTGTTATTTTGTACATCAAAAGGAAGAAAAGAAATTAAATTATAGAGCTATATTTTCACTGCCTATTGATTTAAAAAAAGTATGGATTGCAAAAAACCTTATGATTTCTATAAATTTATTTATTTCCTGTATGTTTTTATCAATTGGTATAATTTTAGTAGGTATATTTATCACTGGAACTAAAAATATTTCATTTATAAAGGCTTTTGTGGCTAGTGTTATTATAGCCTTAACATCTTTGTGGCAGATTCCTTTATGTTTATTTTTATCAAAAAAGCTTGGAGCTTTTGGAGTTATATTAATAAATGTTGGAGTTGGATTAATTTTTAGTGTAAGTATGGTATCTAAGTCTTTATGGTGGGTGTGTCCTTATACATGGACAACTAGGTTAATGTGTCCAATACTAGGAATATTACCTAATGGGCTATTTGCAAAACCAGGCGATCCATTATTAAATCCTAATGTTATTCCTGTTGGAATTGTTATGTCTATTTTATTATTTCTTTTACTTATGCTTATTACAACCAATTGGTTTAAAGATCAAGAGGTAGCTTAA
- a CDS encoding lantibiotic immunity ABC transporter MutG family permease subunit, with protein MINLFRCIKSDFYKLKRTPILYLHVFIPFLGAFLFLLYYSFGSKGNIDSICGYLETVAIVFPLLIGLMSGIVIEQEERSGNFQMLLSSTKCKSVTYLSKLVLLLLLGIFSLIIAIGVFALGFKKMDAMFYVQEAIVLFVANILIYILHVLVTLKLGRGASIGLGIAGTLLSALMITGLGDRVWQWIPWAFGVRFCDYTMLKIIDPSNYNIVSREVGKGFFIMILEICIALIGSILWFKYWEGRKSYE; from the coding sequence ATGATAAACTTATTTAGATGTATAAAATCGGATTTTTACAAACTAAAACGTACTCCTATTTTATATTTACATGTTTTTATTCCATTTTTAGGTGCATTTTTATTTTTACTTTATTATTCTTTTGGTTCTAAAGGAAATATAGATTCAATATGTGGATATCTAGAGACAGTGGCAATAGTATTTCCATTACTAATAGGTTTAATGAGTGGCATAGTTATAGAACAAGAGGAGAGATCAGGAAATTTTCAAATGCTTTTAAGTAGCACAAAGTGCAAGAGTGTTACCTATCTAAGTAAATTAGTTTTATTACTTTTATTAGGAATTTTTTCTCTAATAATTGCTATAGGAGTTTTTGCACTTGGTTTTAAAAAGATGGATGCTATGTTTTATGTACAGGAAGCAATTGTTTTATTTGTAGCAAATATTCTTATTTATATTTTACATGTATTAGTAACCCTTAAATTGGGGAGAGGAGCTTCCATAGGCTTGGGTATTGCTGGAACCTTACTTTCAGCACTAATGATTACAGGTTTAGGAGACAGAGTATGGCAGTGGATACCTTGGGCCTTTGGAGTTAGATTTTGTGACTATACTATGTTAAAAATAATAGATCCCTCAAATTATAATATTGTTTCTAGAGAAGTGGGAAAGGGATTTTTTATTATGATACTTGAAATTTGTATTGCTTTAATAGGTAGTATTTTATGGTTTAAGTATTGGGAAGGTAGAAAATCTTATGAATAA